From the genome of Nocardia mangyaensis:
CGCCCGAGACCAAGTCGCCCTTGGCATCCTTCACCGCGACGATGTTGGGATGCTCGGCCAGGCGACGGATCGTGTCGATCGCGATCGGTACGACCGATCGCGGTGGAATGTCATAGAGCGTGACCGGCAGGGCGGTGGCGTCGGCGACCGCGGTGAAGTGCGCGATCAGCCCCTCCTGCGTGGGTCGCGAGTAATACGGGGTCACCACGAGCAGACCGTGCGCGCCCGCGTTCTCGGCGGCGCGCGCCAGCTCGAGCGAGTGCGCGGTGTCGTAGGTGCCGGCACCGGCGATCACGGTGGCCCGGTCGCCGACGGCGTCGACGACGGCACGGAGCAGGTCGGCCTTCTCGGTCTCGGTGGTGGTCGGCGACTCACCGGTGGTGCCGGAGATCGCGAGCAGATCGACCCCGCGGTCGACCAGACGTGCGGCCAGTGCCACACCGGCATCGACGTCGAGCTTGCCCGCGGCGCTGAGGGGGGTCACCATCGCGACACCGACCGTGCCGGACGCGTGCAGCTCCGTGGGCGTCGATTCACCGTTCGTCATGGTCAGAAAGGCTACCCGGTCCCCGAACCCGGTTCGACACCCTAGCGGCCGAAGCGGCTGCCGGTGGCAGCCTTTCACCTTGCGTGATGTCATGAATGACGCCACACTGATGTCATGGATCTGAACGCTCACACCGCGCGGCTGCGCGAGGAACTGATCGCCGCCGCTGCTCTCGGCGACGAGAAAACGCAGGCCACCGCCGCCGCCCTGGCCGCCGCGGTGGAGAGCTCGAGCCGGCTCGTGCTGCTCTCGGCACTGTCGGAACTGGCCGCCGAGATCAGTACCGAGCTCGGCGACCGCACCGTGCACATCCGGCTCGACGGCACCGATGCCGTGGCCGACGTGCGCAAGAACACGCCGTCGGGCCCGGAGGAACCACCGACGTTCGAGGAGATGACCGGCGACATCAGCCGGGTGACCTTGCGTCTGGTCGAACAGCTCAAGTCCAGGGCCGAGGAGGCCGCGGCCCAGAACGGGCAGTCGCTGAACTCCTGGCTCTCCGGCGCCGTCTCCGGCGCGTTGCGCGATCAGATGCGCGGCCCGGGCGGCAAGGGCTGGTGACCGGTCACAGCAGCGGCGCGAGATCGCCGCGCTCACCGATCACCACCTCGTCGAGTTCGAGCCAGTCGGCCATCTCCCGCAGGGCCGCGCGCAGTGCGCCCGCGGTCTCCGGAGTGGCGTAACCGGGTTCGGCGAAGGCACCGGGCGCGAGCAGCCTGCCGCTGCCGCGCTCGGCCCGCAGATCGACGCGGCCGACGAGGCGTCCGTCGAGCAGGAACGGGAACACGTAATAGCCGTGCACCCGTTGGGGTTCGGGGGTGTAGATCTCGATCCGGTAGTGGAAACCGAAGATTCGCTGGATCCGGGGGCGGCAGAAGATCAGCGGGTCGAACGGGCACAGCAGCGCGGCGCCGGCGACCCGGCGCGGGGTGCTCGCCTCCGGATGCAGGTAGCCGGGCGCGTCCCAGCCGTCGACGTCGATGGGCACCAGCTCACCCGCGTCGACCAAGGCGGCGATCGCCGGGGCACTCTGGCGGCGGTGCAGACGGTAATAGTCGCGCAGGTCCGATTCGGTCGCGATACCGAGCGCGCGGCTCGCGCGGCGCAACAGCTCGCGCACGGCCTCGTCCTCGCCGATCTCGCGGCCGCGCACATCGGCGGGGACGACCCGTTCGGTGAGGTCGTAGTGGCGCGTGAATCCGACCCGGCGCGCGGTGGACAACTCCCCCGCGGCGAAGAGTTGCTCGCACAGCATCTTGGTGTCGCTGAGGTTCCACCAGGTGCCCTTGGGGCGGAGCTTGTCCAGTTCGAGGTGACGCTCGATCTCCCCGGCGCTCGCGGCGCCGACCTCGGTGACCACATCGAGAATGTCCTTGCCCAGGGTGGGATTGCGCTCGACGACCTTGCGCATCCCCGACCAGCGCCCGTGCCGGTACTTCGCCATCCGCCAGCGCATCAGCGGCCAGTCCGCGACCGGGATCAGCGCCGCCTCGTGCGCCCAGTACTCGACCAACCCACGCCGAGCCCGCGGGCTGTCGCTCCAGGCCGCGCCCTCGAGCAGGGTTCGGTCGTAGGCGCCGATCCGGCTGAACACCGGCGCGTAGTGCGCGCGCACCACCGCAGACACCGAATCCAGTTGCAGCAGACGGGTTCTGGCGACCACATCGAGCACCGCGCGCCGATTGGGTTTGGCCGGTCTGCGCTTGCCGAAACCCTGGGCGGCCAACGCGGTCCGCCGGGCCGCCGCCGCATTCATCCGCTGCATCGGCTCAGCCTCGCACAGGGGTCCGACAGGAAATCCGGGCTCAGGTGGAGACGTGCACGGCACCCGCGGTGTCGATCTCGGTGCGCCGGTCTCCGGTCGGCGCCGCCGCCAGCACGGTCGCCACCCAGCGCCTGCCCACCGGCAGCACCCGCACGGTGACCGTGCCCGCCTCGGCCGTGTCGAGTTCCTCGACGGCGGCGTCGATCACGTGGTGGCGCACCCATTCCGGCACACCGAGGAAGCCGCCGTCGTCGAGCAGGGTCACCTCGACACCGCGTGATCGTGCCCTGCGGGCGGCGGTGCTCAGCCGCTCGGTGGCCAGGTCGGGCGCGCGCAGTCCGTCGCGCAGTTCGGCTTCGAGCAACCGGCACTGCTCGCGTTCGGCGTCGGTGAGCTGGGCGCCCTCGGCGATGCGCGCCAGCACCGGCCGGGCCATCCGGTCGAGCCGGGTCAGTTGCCGGTCACGCTCGGCGGTGGCCGCGGCCAGTGCCGCCTCGGTGGCCGCGCGGCGATTGGCCTGGCTGCGCAATTCGCGCAGGGACCGCTGGGTGGGGCGCACGATCGCCATGAACACCGTGACCGCGCCGACCGTGGCGACCGGGGTCAGCGCTCGCACCACGGTCTCGGGGTGCCAGGTGGTGAACGCGCCCATGGTGACCAGCACCGTCCCCGTGGCGAGCACCCCGCACCAGGCCGAGACGATCCGACCACGCAGGACCAGCATCGACAGCAGATACGACGTCGGATACGCCGTCCACAACTGGTGGGCGAAGCTGGTGGGGTTCTCGACCCACGGCATGGTCAGCGCCACCGAGACCGGCCCGGCAGCGGCCACATAGGCGGTCGCCGGCCACGGCAGCGGGTCCACCGGGAAGACCAGCACCACCAGTGCCGCCACCGCCATCAGTACGAGGGCGACGAAGGCCAGCGCGGGCGGCGCGATGTCGAAGTTCACCCGCATGTACATGACGATGGTGACCTCGAAGATCACCACGAACAGCCACGCCATGCCGTCGCTGAGCCCGAACAGATCGCGCATGCCCAGCGGCAGGTCGCGCTCAGCCGTCACTGGCCCACACCAAGGTCACGACGGTGCCCGCGCCCGGCGCCGACTCCACGAACGCCGCCCCGCCAGCCAGGGCGCGCATCCGGCCCAGGATGCTGCCCGCGATGCCCATCCGGTCGGCCGGTACCCGAGCGGGGTCGAAGCCCGCGCCGTCGTCGGAGAGCACCACCCGGATCCCGCCGGTGGCCACGGTCACCGACACTCCGCGGGCGGCTTGCCGGGTCGTCAGGTCGGCGTGGCGCAGGCTGTTGCGCACGGCCTCGGCGAGCGCGGCGCCGAGCACCTGCGCCGCCTCGATCGGCAGGCACAGGTCGGCCCCGCTGTGCGAGGACACCTGCACGGGAAGGTCGGGCCCCACCTCGCGCACCGCGTCGCGCAGGAATTCCACCGTGGCCACGGCGTCGAAGTGGTCGAGTTCGGGCGCGCTGCGCGAGTGTTCGAGCTGGTCGAGGGTGCGCGCGGCCTGGTCGCGCAGTACCGGCGACGACCGCTCGGCGCGCGAGGCCTCCAGGAGCGTGGAGAGCACGCCGTCGTGGATGAGCGCGGCGAACCGGGCGGACTCGCGCTCGCGGGCCGCCGTCGCCGCGACCGTCGCGGCCCGGAGGCGCTGCTGGACGGCCTCGCGGTCGACCCGTTCGGCCGAGGACCTCGCGTAGACGACGCACCACAGGAACAGCGCGGCCACGCCCAGTGCCCGAGTGACGTCACCGACCGCCGCCCACCCCGAACCATCCGGGACGACAAGGGTGTTCGACACACTGGTCGCCACCGCGAGCACGACCGCGAACCCGGCCGCGATCCCGCGCGGCCAGGCCAGTCCGGCTGCCAGCACGCCGAGAGCGAGCCCGCGATACGGCCAGGACGCGAACGAACCGATGTCGATCACCGAGTACACCAGCGGGGTCACCAGCGTCGCCGCGAAGTAGCAG
Proteins encoded in this window:
- a CDS encoding winged helix-turn-helix domain-containing protein, producing MQRMNAAAARRTALAAQGFGKRRPAKPNRRAVLDVVARTRLLQLDSVSAVVRAHYAPVFSRIGAYDRTLLEGAAWSDSPRARRGLVEYWAHEAALIPVADWPLMRWRMAKYRHGRWSGMRKVVERNPTLGKDILDVVTEVGAASAGEIERHLELDKLRPKGTWWNLSDTKMLCEQLFAAGELSTARRVGFTRHYDLTERVVPADVRGREIGEDEAVRELLRRASRALGIATESDLRDYYRLHRRQSAPAIAALVDAGELVPIDVDGWDAPGYLHPEASTPRRVAGAALLCPFDPLIFCRPRIQRIFGFHYRIEIYTPEPQRVHGYYVFPFLLDGRLVGRVDLRAERGSGRLLAPGAFAEPGYATPETAGALRAALREMADWLELDEVVIGERGDLAPLL
- the dapA gene encoding 4-hydroxy-tetrahydrodipicolinate synthase, giving the protein MTNGESTPTELHASGTVGVAMVTPLSAAGKLDVDAGVALAARLVDRGVDLLAISGTTGESPTTTETEKADLLRAVVDAVGDRATVIAGAGTYDTAHSLELARAAENAGAHGLLVVTPYYSRPTQEGLIAHFTAVADATALPVTLYDIPPRSVVPIAIDTIRRLAEHPNIVAVKDAKGDLVSGADLIASTGLAFYSGDDGLNLPWLSVGATGFISVIGHLVPERLREIHQAYTIGDVAKARELNATLLPLYAAMTRLGGVAMCKGGLRLLGIDVGEPRLPQLMPNEAQLEELALDLQAAGVSA
- a CDS encoding toxin-antitoxin system HicB family antitoxin, producing the protein MDLNAHTARLREELIAAAALGDEKTQATAAALAAAVESSSRLVLLSALSELAAEISTELGDRTVHIRLDGTDAVADVRKNTPSGPEEPPTFEEMTGDISRVTLRLVEQLKSRAEEAAAQNGQSLNSWLSGAVSGALRDQMRGPGGKGW
- a CDS encoding sensor histidine kinase — encoded protein: MSGVAVASAPALVGDTELARAANDQILRRLGIVIGIGAMLVMALELPAVLVQPVNPTMWPELHLMAAYALFAPLAIVSARGPVAAIGRVAAAAALCYFAATLVTPLVYSVIDIGSFASWPYRGLALGVLAAGLAWPRGIAAGFAVVLAVATSVSNTLVVPDGSGWAAVGDVTRALGVAALFLWCVVYARSSAERVDREAVQQRLRAATVAATAARERESARFAALIHDGVLSTLLEASRAERSSPVLRDQAARTLDQLEHSRSAPELDHFDAVATVEFLRDAVREVGPDLPVQVSSHSGADLCLPIEAAQVLGAALAEAVRNSLRHADLTTRQAARGVSVTVATGGIRVVLSDDGAGFDPARVPADRMGIAGSILGRMRALAGGAAFVESAPGAGTVVTLVWASDG